Proteins from one Entomospira culicis genomic window:
- the trhA gene encoding PAQR family membrane homeostasis protein TrhA — translation MDKEQSEAERLPQNEPWSALSHMIGAGLSVVALVVLVVASIQRASTVHTVSFIIYGVSQILLYTMSTLYHSFKRGTRVKQLFRRFDHIMIFWFIAGTYTPVSLVVLHYPLDWILVIIIWSIAILGTLFKAIWIKSPGWINSTLYIAMGWVAVYVLSPLYQSVGVKGVAMMIGGGLLYSIGAVIYALGKKKDLKTAMRVHDLFHWFVLAGSALFFVVMYTIVLPMPVQ, via the coding sequence ATGGACAAAGAGCAGAGCGAAGCAGAGAGACTACCACAAAATGAGCCTTGGTCGGCGCTCTCACACATGATTGGTGCGGGGTTGTCGGTGGTGGCGCTGGTGGTCTTGGTGGTGGCATCGATTCAACGCGCCAGTACGGTGCATACGGTGAGCTTTATCATTTATGGGGTCAGTCAAATTTTACTCTACACCATGAGTACATTATATCATAGCTTTAAGCGCGGTACGCGCGTAAAACAACTCTTTCGTCGGTTTGACCATATCATGATCTTCTGGTTCATCGCCGGAACGTATACGCCGGTGAGTTTAGTTGTGTTGCATTATCCACTGGATTGGATTTTAGTGATTATTATCTGGAGCATCGCGATTTTGGGCACGCTCTTTAAGGCGATATGGATCAAATCACCGGGTTGGATCAACTCAACGCTCTATATTGCGATGGGCTGGGTGGCGGTCTATGTCTTGAGTCCACTCTACCAGAGCGTGGGAGTTAAAGGCGTCGCCATGATGATTGGCGGGGGGCTACTCTACAGCATCGGTGCAGTGATTTATGCGCTGGGTAAAAAGAAGGATCTCAAGACGGCCATGCGCGTACACGATCTCTTTCATTGGTTTGTCTTGGCGGGATCGGCGCTCTTCTTTGTGGTGATGTACACCATTGTCTTGCCGATGCCGGTACAGTAA
- a CDS encoding lysophospholipid acyltransferase family protein has product MKILGLLRFLVVFILVSLVTIPFLLIQWLLRFLRARKLNRAFAYRTLSWISRALMWGNGARVTVSGLENLPKNRGVLFMSNHQEYSDILLCYGYLRTPMAMIAKKELGDIPFLATYMRSLECYMLDRKDPKQAMKLFQKAKQRLTEEHYSALIYPEGTRSRGPKNRDFMVGASRIAYLADTAIVPVTISGSWKAGQYITQVGGKKPIDIVIHPMIETKDYPSDQKQALMTKVQTTVESGFTSANDASISKQ; this is encoded by the coding sequence ATGAAGATTTTGGGGCTATTACGATTTTTGGTTGTGTTTATCTTGGTGAGTTTGGTAACGATTCCATTTTTACTGATTCAGTGGTTATTGCGCTTTTTACGCGCGCGCAAGCTCAATCGAGCCTTTGCTTATCGTACGCTCAGTTGGATATCTCGTGCATTGATGTGGGGTAATGGCGCACGCGTAACGGTGAGTGGCTTGGAGAATCTGCCTAAGAATCGTGGGGTGCTCTTTATGTCCAACCATCAGGAGTACAGTGATATTCTCTTGTGTTATGGTTATTTACGCACCCCAATGGCGATGATCGCCAAGAAGGAGTTGGGGGATATTCCCTTTCTTGCGACGTATATGCGATCGTTAGAGTGTTATATGCTCGATCGTAAAGATCCTAAGCAGGCGATGAAGCTCTTTCAAAAGGCAAAACAGCGCCTCACCGAAGAGCACTATAGCGCCTTAATTTATCCCGAAGGTACGCGTAGTCGAGGCCCTAAGAATCGTGATTTTATGGTGGGTGCATCACGTATTGCCTATCTTGCCGATACCGCAATTGTGCCGGTTACGATTAGTGGAAGCTGGAAGGCTGGGCAATATATCACGCAGGTGGGGGGTAAAAAACCGATCGATATTGTCATCCACCCGATGATTGAGACCAAAGATTATCCATCTGATCAAAAGCAAGCGCTGATGACAAAAGTGCAGACGACGGTGGAGAGTGGCTTTACCTCGGCAAATGACGCTAGTATCAGTAAGCAATAG
- a CDS encoding ABC transporter permease, whose translation MNLSSYLARRFMLNPKQRALRSAIWVIALSVAPLVFVSQLSRSMVEGIIDRFLETYSYHLQVTSFLDPTFDEAKARLADAPMVHAVYEEVRSYGLAFSSTGRMSVQLRGIDPKLYGEEGQFRRYLTIEPPDAMLNEGEVWLGVASAKQLGLGVGDTVRLMVAYADTMGVYQPRILRAEITALVSTGYQNLDERWLFVTLPWAKDLFADGEQEHLFGIKVHEPYKNIKATRDAVQAILGNNYLVYDWQNLNKSELVSLNSSRGILLFLLILITVVAIANTVGVLQLFYLEQIRSIVTLTFLGMHRRQLFAFYLFASFWTALAGVLLGALFGLLLTFGFVHLLPWVEDVSVVMARGLGQILPWIEWPVLDLSFYLRGMEVRIEWASLLMSLGGVVILTVIFSLVPAWRASVMKPMQLLRKV comes from the coding sequence ATGAACCTTAGTAGCTATTTAGCAAGGCGCTTTATGCTAAACCCTAAACAGCGCGCTCTACGGAGCGCCATTTGGGTGATTGCCTTGAGTGTGGCGCCGTTGGTCTTTGTGAGTCAACTCTCAAGGTCGATGGTGGAGGGCATTATCGATCGCTTTTTAGAGACCTACTCGTATCATTTACAAGTAACAAGTTTTTTAGATCCGACTTTTGATGAGGCAAAAGCGCGTCTCGCCGATGCACCGATGGTGCATGCGGTGTATGAAGAGGTGCGTAGTTATGGGTTAGCCTTCTCCTCGACGGGGCGCATGAGTGTGCAGTTGCGGGGCATCGATCCTAAGCTCTATGGCGAGGAGGGACAATTTCGACGTTATTTAACGATTGAGCCTCCGGATGCTATGCTCAATGAGGGCGAGGTTTGGTTGGGAGTGGCTAGTGCGAAGCAGTTGGGTCTTGGCGTGGGCGATACGGTGCGCCTGATGGTGGCGTACGCGGATACGATGGGCGTCTACCAACCGCGTATTTTACGGGCAGAAATTACTGCGTTGGTCTCTACAGGCTATCAAAATTTGGATGAGCGCTGGCTCTTTGTAACCCTTCCCTGGGCAAAGGATCTCTTTGCAGATGGGGAGCAAGAGCATCTCTTTGGTATCAAAGTGCATGAGCCGTACAAAAACATTAAGGCAACACGTGATGCGGTGCAGGCAATATTAGGTAATAATTATCTGGTGTATGATTGGCAAAATCTCAACAAGAGCGAACTGGTGAGCCTCAATTCTAGTCGTGGGATCTTGCTCTTTTTGTTGATTTTGATTACCGTGGTCGCGATTGCCAATACGGTGGGGGTGCTTCAACTCTTCTATTTGGAACAGATTAGGAGCATTGTTACCCTGACTTTTTTGGGCATGCATCGCAGACAGCTCTTTGCGTTTTATCTTTTTGCTAGCTTTTGGACGGCCTTAGCTGGTGTCCTACTGGGTGCGCTCTTTGGTTTGTTGTTGACCTTTGGTTTTGTGCATCTCTTGCCGTGGGTGGAGGATGTCAGTGTGGTGATGGCGCGTGGTTTGGGGCAGATCTTGCCATGGATTGAGTGGCCAGTGTTAGACTTGAGCTTTTATCTACGTGGGATGGAGGTGCGGATTGAGTGGGCATCGCTCTTGATGAGCTTGGGCGGTGTGGTTATATTAACGGTAATATTTAGTCTTGTGCCGGCATGGCGGGCAAGCGTGATGAAGCCGATGCAATTATTGAGAAAAGTATAA
- a CDS encoding ABC transporter ATP-binding protein produces MSPKPILYVEQLEKSYKVGDARQKVLHHLTFSLYPKEVMAVVGESGSGKSTLLNLIAGLDPFDGGTITSCGVDVGKASDRTLAQYRNEELGFIFQFHFLLEDFTVLENVCMPAWLAGRRGATVDARARYLLDAVGMANKEKSLPARLSGGERQRVAVARALMNRPKLILADEPTGSLDGYHAQNVFRLMVDLTLAEEGSLLLVTHDLQLAKRASRQLELTKVLAGS; encoded by the coding sequence ATGAGCCCTAAGCCGATTCTCTATGTGGAGCAACTAGAGAAGAGCTATAAGGTGGGCGATGCGCGTCAAAAGGTGTTGCACCATCTCACTTTTTCCCTCTATCCCAAGGAGGTGATGGCGGTGGTGGGTGAGTCGGGATCGGGCAAATCGACATTACTCAATTTAATTGCTGGTCTAGACCCGTTTGATGGCGGTACGATTACGAGCTGTGGGGTGGATGTGGGTAAGGCAAGCGATCGAACATTGGCGCAGTATCGCAATGAGGAGTTAGGCTTTATCTTTCAGTTTCACTTTTTGCTGGAAGATTTTACGGTGTTAGAGAACGTTTGCATGCCGGCGTGGTTAGCTGGGCGACGCGGTGCCACGGTGGATGCGCGCGCGCGGTATCTTTTGGATGCGGTAGGTATGGCTAATAAAGAGAAGAGCCTGCCAGCGCGATTATCGGGTGGCGAGCGCCAACGTGTGGCGGTAGCGCGTGCGTTGATGAATCGCCCAAAATTGATCTTGGCTGATGAGCCGACGGGGAGTTTGGATGGCTATCATGCGCAGAATGTTTTTCGCTTGATGGTTGATTTAACACTTGCCGAAGAAGGATCGTTGCTATTGGTTACGCACGATCTGCAGTTGGCGAAGCGAGCCTCGCGTCAATTGGAGCTGACGAAGGTTCTTGCAGGGAGCTAG
- a CDS encoding DUF871 domain-containing protein: protein MRQLGISVYAGHAPIAENKAYLDLAAKHGFTRVFMCLLSIEGDKEKIVAEFKETVAHAMALKYDVIVDVAPRIFSALGISYQDLSFFADLGVKGFRLDMGFTGMEESMMTYNPHGLQVEINMSNDTHYIETIMDYKPNTHMMLGCHNFYPHRYSGLTRAHFDSCNVRFKQFGLTTAAFVNSHVATFGPWPVDQGLCTLEEHRALPIDVQARDLFFSGIDVVIISNCFASEAELATLAAINKDVLELKIETLIDLPAVEKSILFDELHFNRGDVSSFLVRSTQSRVKHKGHHFAVMNAKPTIERGDIIIESSEYGHYAGEMQIARHAMENSGKSSVVARVHPDYIPFLDRIEAWHKFKLIP from the coding sequence ATGCGTCAATTAGGCATTTCGGTTTATGCAGGGCATGCGCCCATCGCCGAGAATAAGGCGTATTTGGACTTAGCGGCCAAGCATGGGTTTACGCGCGTCTTTATGTGTTTGCTCTCGATTGAGGGCGATAAGGAGAAGATTGTTGCTGAATTTAAGGAGACGGTAGCACACGCGATGGCGCTCAAGTACGATGTGATTGTCGATGTGGCTCCGCGTATCTTTAGTGCGCTGGGGATTTCATATCAAGATTTGAGCTTCTTTGCCGATCTGGGGGTGAAAGGTTTTCGCTTGGATATGGGCTTTACGGGCATGGAGGAGTCGATGATGACCTACAACCCGCATGGTCTGCAGGTGGAGATCAACATGAGCAACGACACGCACTATATCGAGACGATTATGGATTACAAGCCCAACACACACATGATGTTGGGGTGTCATAACTTTTATCCGCACCGTTACAGTGGCTTAACGCGCGCGCATTTTGATAGCTGTAACGTGCGTTTTAAGCAATTTGGTTTAACTACGGCAGCCTTTGTCAACTCGCATGTGGCGACGTTTGGCCCTTGGCCGGTCGATCAAGGGTTGTGTACGCTTGAGGAGCATCGCGCGTTGCCTATCGATGTGCAGGCGCGAGATCTCTTCTTTAGTGGCATCGATGTGGTGATTATCTCCAACTGCTTTGCCAGTGAGGCGGAGTTGGCGACGTTAGCGGCGATCAATAAAGATGTGCTAGAGCTTAAGATCGAGACGCTTATCGATTTGCCTGCGGTAGAGAAGAGCATTCTCTTTGATGAGTTGCACTTCAATCGTGGCGATGTCAGTAGCTTTTTGGTACGTTCCACCCAGTCGCGCGTTAAGCACAAGGGGCATCACTTTGCAGTGATGAACGCTAAGCCAACGATTGAGCGCGGTGATATTATCATTGAGAGTTCAGAATATGGGCATTATGCTGGCGAGATGCAGATTGCGCGTCATGCGATGGAGAATAGTGGTAAGAGTTCGGTGGTGGCGCGCGTGCACCCTGACTATATCCCTTTTTTAGATCGCATCGAAGCGTGGCATAAATTCAAATTAATTCCATAA
- a CDS encoding PTS lactose/cellobiose transporter subunit IIA has product MSEELNLEEAIFTIIASAGEARGKVFEAMSLAEAGKIGEAKARYAEADTELHAAHKIQTGFIQQESGGNPVEISMLFLHAQDHLMTAISEKALTEKIINLHAKVADLDARLRALEGK; this is encoded by the coding sequence ATGAGTGAAGAGTTAAATCTGGAAGAGGCGATTTTTACGATTATCGCCAGTGCTGGTGAGGCACGAGGTAAGGTCTTTGAGGCGATGAGCTTGGCTGAGGCAGGAAAGATTGGTGAGGCTAAGGCGCGTTATGCCGAGGCAGATACTGAGCTCCACGCTGCGCATAAGATTCAGACAGGCTTTATTCAGCAGGAGAGCGGTGGTAATCCCGTTGAGATTAGCATGCTCTTTTTGCACGCACAAGATCACTTGATGACGGCGATTTCGGAGAAGGCGCTCACCGAGAAGATTATCAATTTGCACGCAAAAGTGGCAGATTTAGATGCACGTTTACGCGCACTTGAAGGCAAGTAG
- a CDS encoding PTS sugar transporter subunit IIC, protein MSTGSLMEHYFLNPMTKLAKQRHLMAIRDGMVSTIPLTIVGSLFLIFLNLPFTDAFKEGKAFFQFLAANSLGIALPFRVTTGLIAIYATYNMGYSLAKSYELDGRSGGTLSLMAYFMTTMPQIADGLGFVIPLGRLGGASLFTGIFTSILSVEIFRLFVKKNLVIKMPEGVPDSVSKSFSALFPAFAIMIVMFTLITIAKVDLQAMFIKIFDPLKNIVDTPYGAVIIVFLVTLLWTMGIHGVSIVGAVARPIWTEMISENSSAYEAGAAIPYLTPEPFFQWFVWIGGSGGTLSLVFLLLFARSRYLKDLGKVTLIPALFNINEPVIFGLPIMLNPFFFVPFILGPVIVTIVSYIAIASGMVNIPVLVAPWTFPAPLGAFFATGLDIRAAILALVNIVILGVVYLPFMKMYDKKMYQEELDAAKE, encoded by the coding sequence ATGAGTACAGGTAGTTTGATGGAACACTACTTTTTGAACCCGATGACCAAGCTTGCTAAGCAACGTCATTTAATGGCAATTCGCGATGGAATGGTCTCAACAATTCCATTGACGATTGTAGGCAGTTTATTTTTAATTTTCTTGAACTTGCCCTTTACCGACGCCTTTAAGGAGGGTAAGGCATTTTTTCAATTTTTGGCGGCAAATTCGCTGGGTATTGCGTTACCGTTTCGTGTTACTACAGGCTTAATTGCCATTTATGCTACATATAATATGGGATATAGCCTTGCCAAGAGCTATGAGCTAGATGGTAGGAGTGGCGGTACGCTTTCGCTGATGGCCTACTTTATGACCACCATGCCTCAAATAGCTGATGGCTTAGGGTTCGTGATTCCTCTAGGAAGATTAGGTGGTGCGAGCTTATTTACGGGAATTTTTACCTCTATTTTATCCGTAGAGATCTTTCGTCTCTTTGTGAAGAAGAACTTAGTTATCAAGATGCCCGAAGGTGTGCCTGACTCTGTCTCTAAATCTTTCTCTGCGTTATTTCCGGCCTTTGCGATCATGATTGTGATGTTTACCTTAATTACTATCGCAAAAGTTGACTTACAGGCGATGTTTATTAAGATTTTTGATCCATTAAAAAATATCGTAGATACTCCTTATGGTGCGGTGATTATTGTCTTTTTGGTAACGCTTTTGTGGACGATGGGAATTCATGGTGTCTCTATTGTGGGTGCGGTGGCGCGTCCTATTTGGACAGAGATGATCTCTGAAAATAGTAGTGCTTACGAAGCTGGTGCGGCGATTCCTTATTTAACTCCAGAGCCATTTTTTCAGTGGTTTGTCTGGATAGGTGGCTCTGGTGGCACGTTGAGTTTGGTCTTTTTGCTTCTCTTTGCTCGTTCTCGCTACTTAAAGGATTTAGGTAAGGTTACATTGATTCCTGCGTTGTTCAACATTAATGAGCCAGTTATTTTTGGTCTACCAATCATGCTCAATCCGTTCTTCTTTGTGCCCTTTATTTTAGGTCCTGTGATTGTTACGATTGTAAGTTACATCGCTATCGCTTCTGGTATGGTAAATATTCCTGTGCTTGTAGCACCGTGGACATTCCCCGCACCTTTAGGGGCTTTCTTTGCAACGGGGCTTGATATCCGCGCAGCGATTTTAGCATTGGTGAACATCGTGATTTTGGGTGTTGTTTACCTGCCGTTTATGAAGATGTACGATAAGAAGATGTACCAAGAAGAGCTGGATGCTGCTAAAGAGTAG
- a CDS encoding 6-phospho-beta-glucosidase produces MKKPLKIATIGGGSSYTPEIVAGFISRYQDVPIKELWLVDIEAGREKLEIVGALARRMVEKAGVPMQIHLTMDREEALKDADFVTTQLRVGLLDARIQDERIPLSHGAIGQETNGFGGFMKALRTIPVVLEIAKEMERLCPNAWLINFSNPSSMVTEAVHRHSSIKCIGLCNVPIGMQRSVGEVIGDEDFFIHFLGMNHYVWGKHIYHQGREITQEILPKIIEHESTKSVVKNLKPIVWNKEFVQQLGMLPCPYHRYYYMQDDILHEELESFKDGKTRAEVVRGVEEALFEIYKNPELNEKPAELEQRGGAHYSDAACGLIRAIYTNSQEIMVVNMPNNGTIGILPDDAIIETSAMITSFGPVSLKASPLPAPAQAEILLMKTFERLTIEAAVKKDYNIAIQALTINPLTKHGAMTRVIFNELLQAHKPHLSGWQI; encoded by the coding sequence ATGAAAAAACCCCTAAAAATTGCCACAATCGGTGGCGGATCTAGCTACACGCCAGAGATTGTAGCTGGTTTTATTAGTCGATACCAAGATGTGCCGATTAAAGAGCTCTGGTTGGTCGATATTGAGGCCGGTAGAGAAAAGTTAGAGATTGTCGGCGCGCTGGCTAGGCGGATGGTAGAGAAGGCTGGCGTGCCGATGCAGATTCATCTGACGATGGATCGTGAAGAGGCGCTCAAAGATGCCGATTTTGTTACCACACAACTACGTGTAGGTCTGCTAGATGCACGCATTCAAGATGAGCGTATCCCCCTCTCTCACGGGGCAATTGGGCAAGAGACCAATGGTTTTGGTGGCTTTATGAAGGCATTACGTACTATTCCTGTGGTTTTGGAGATTGCTAAAGAGATGGAGCGTCTCTGCCCCAATGCGTGGCTGATCAACTTTAGTAACCCCAGCAGTATGGTTACCGAGGCGGTGCATCGCCACTCTAGCATCAAGTGTATTGGTCTGTGCAATGTGCCTATCGGCATGCAACGATCGGTGGGCGAGGTGATTGGCGATGAGGACTTCTTTATTCACTTTTTGGGCATGAATCATTATGTTTGGGGTAAACATATTTATCACCAAGGCAGAGAGATTACCCAAGAGATTCTACCCAAAATCATTGAGCATGAATCCACTAAATCGGTCGTAAAAAATCTTAAACCTATCGTTTGGAATAAGGAATTTGTTCAACAATTGGGCATGTTACCCTGCCCCTATCACCGTTATTATTACATGCAAGATGATATTTTACACGAAGAGTTGGAGTCGTTTAAAGATGGCAAGACGCGTGCCGAAGTGGTGCGTGGTGTGGAAGAGGCGCTCTTTGAAATCTACAAAAACCCCGAACTTAACGAGAAACCAGCCGAACTTGAACAGCGTGGAGGGGCGCACTACAGCGACGCTGCCTGTGGTTTGATTCGTGCGATTTATACCAATAGTCAAGAGATTATGGTGGTGAACATGCCAAATAATGGTACCATTGGTATTCTCCCTGACGACGCGATCATCGAAACCTCCGCCATGATCACCAGCTTTGGCCCAGTTTCGCTCAAAGCCTCGCCTCTACCAGCGCCCGCGCAAGCCGAAATTCTCCTAATGAAGACCTTCGAGCGCCTCACTATCGAAGCGGCGGTAAAAAAAGATTACAACATCGCCATTCAAGCCCTCACCATTAATCCGCTCACCAAGCACGGTGCGATGACGCGTGTGATTTTTAACGAGTTACTGCAAGCACACAAACCCCACCTATCGGGTTGGCAGATTTAA
- a CDS encoding cysteine desulfurase family protein gives MLYFDSAATAMLEQIFVEEAYRVALEYFANPSSLHEAGKRARGALSISREAIGRYLGLPADDLIFTSGATEANQLVLLSLLRSPARGTILMSEAEHPSMYENHRWLKQTGFSIKFVKVDKLGRLDLLDLQKLLTKEVRMLCCMAINYQSGAINDISAIRKVLDAYQAEHQSRSIHLHVDAAQLVVGHLYGEVSHWRCDSLALSAHKLGGAKGVGLLYWRGSKQAFLQGGGQEFGMRSGTENLFGVKTLELALHRVSQERDTQAQAKQALFYQAVADAGGVVYHQEATAREKSMYHYLVRFAPLPGEVVVRHLSEHGIMVGTNSACSGGNKERLRALMAQGIAMKEAGEIVRFSYSPWTPISQLEALSVALPQAMAELPR, from the coding sequence ATGTTATATTTTGATAGCGCCGCTACGGCGATGTTGGAGCAGATTTTTGTAGAAGAGGCGTATCGCGTGGCGTTGGAGTATTTTGCGAACCCCTCTAGTTTACACGAGGCGGGTAAGCGAGCAAGAGGCGCTTTGTCGATAAGTCGAGAGGCAATTGGCCGGTACTTAGGGTTACCGGCAGACGATCTTATCTTTACCAGTGGCGCTACCGAGGCGAATCAGCTTGTGTTGCTCTCGCTTTTGCGATCGCCGGCAAGGGGTACCATCCTCATGAGCGAGGCAGAACACCCCTCGATGTATGAGAATCACCGTTGGTTGAAGCAAACAGGCTTTAGTATTAAATTTGTCAAGGTAGATAAATTGGGTCGTTTAGATCTCCTCGACTTGCAAAAATTGCTGACTAAAGAAGTACGCATGCTCTGTTGTATGGCGATCAATTATCAAAGTGGGGCGATCAATGATATTAGCGCGATCCGTAAGGTGTTAGATGCCTATCAAGCCGAGCATCAGAGCCGATCGATCCACTTGCACGTGGATGCGGCGCAGTTGGTAGTGGGGCATCTCTACGGGGAGGTGTCGCATTGGCGGTGCGACTCCTTGGCACTTTCGGCGCATAAACTTGGGGGAGCTAAGGGCGTGGGGTTGCTCTATTGGCGTGGCAGTAAGCAGGCATTTCTGCAGGGGGGTGGACAGGAATTTGGTATGCGATCGGGCACGGAGAATTTGTTTGGTGTGAAGACGCTGGAGCTTGCGCTACACCGCGTCTCCCAAGAGAGAGATACGCAGGCGCAAGCCAAGCAAGCGCTTTTCTACCAAGCGGTGGCAGATGCTGGTGGCGTGGTCTACCATCAAGAGGCGACGGCAAGAGAAAAATCGATGTATCATTACTTGGTGCGCTTTGCTCCCCTCCCCGGTGAGGTGGTGGTGCGCCATTTAAGCGAGCATGGTATCATGGTGGGCACCAACAGCGCCTGCTCGGGAGGCAACAAAGAGCGTCTACGTGCCCTGATGGCCCAAGGTATCGCCATGAAAGAGGCAGGGGAAATCGTACGCTTCTCCTACAGCCCATGGACACCGATCTCACAACTAGAGGCTTTGTCGGTCGCACTTCCGCAGGCGATGGCAGAACTTCCTCGTTAA
- a CDS encoding glutamate racemase, with protein MTKNHNILIIDSGIGGLPYFTSIKHLLEAHALACTIDYLADNDAFPYGAKNDSQLQAHLHTLANKLKEAHKHYDVIVIACNTASIYGKEIFTKHLPNTPILTTTPTLCMQNTSSESFLLLATSATCRAYQHLGNITIIPADPLVRWVETLFPQASQAERMKYLETFVIEQIPIQHPATLILGCTHFLHIKNDLEKLLTSHHLQIAETTQALAQELLQTLLHQGATKGKVQLGELYLTRYLPEDKAYYQKIAGEYHFEFNKHRLF; from the coding sequence ATGACAAAAAATCACAATATATTAATTATCGACTCAGGCATCGGTGGATTACCCTATTTTACTTCCATTAAGCATCTCCTAGAAGCGCACGCGCTAGCCTGCACCATCGACTATCTTGCCGATAACGACGCTTTTCCCTACGGTGCCAAGAACGATAGTCAACTGCAAGCCCACTTACATACACTGGCTAACAAGCTCAAAGAGGCGCATAAGCATTACGATGTTATCGTTATCGCCTGTAATACCGCCAGCATCTATGGCAAAGAGATCTTCACCAAGCACCTGCCCAATACCCCCATCCTCACGACCACGCCGACCCTCTGCATGCAGAATACCTCCAGTGAATCCTTTCTTCTGCTTGCCACCAGTGCGACTTGCCGTGCCTACCAGCACCTAGGCAACATCACCATCATTCCTGCCGATCCGCTAGTACGGTGGGTAGAAACGCTCTTTCCCCAAGCCTCACAAGCCGAGCGTATGAAGTACCTTGAAACGTTTGTCATCGAGCAAATTCCCATTCAACATCCAGCAACACTCATTTTGGGATGCACACACTTTTTACATATTAAAAATGATCTAGAAAAACTTCTGACCTCCCACCACCTACAGATCGCCGAGACCACCCAAGCTCTTGCGCAAGAGCTCCTACAGACCCTTCTCCATCAAGGCGCAACCAAGGGCAAGGTACAGCTAGGAGAACTCTATTTAACCCGGTATCTACCCGAAGATAAGGCATATTATCAAAAAATCGCAGGAGAATATCACTTTGAATTTAACAAACATCGGCTCTTTTAA
- a CDS encoding uracil-DNA glycosylase: MNLTNIGSFNHKHHPLNYPVHPEWRTLFVELSEKQWFQLLLKEIEHAYATLSIAPQEKYLWRAFELTPRAQLKGIILGQDPYPNIEYANGLAFSVDPGLTIPASLRNIFFELNRSHEIPVSTHGDLSNWAKQGLLLLNTVLTLDLSTKKNPKNISEELWTRLNQSIIHYILEEKTPELIFMLAMGKKAQKAAKTFLLADNLHIISTPHPSPLAAIGRSATPFIGCGCFCEIDAFLQKHQQASITWSLDALDAQKDNRPH; this comes from the coding sequence TTGAATTTAACAAACATCGGCTCTTTTAATCACAAACACCATCCGCTCAATTACCCCGTTCACCCTGAATGGCGCACGCTCTTTGTCGAGCTATCCGAGAAGCAATGGTTTCAGCTCCTTCTTAAAGAGATTGAGCATGCTTATGCAACCCTAAGCATTGCACCCCAAGAGAAGTACTTGTGGCGCGCCTTTGAGCTTACCCCACGTGCGCAACTCAAAGGGATTATTTTGGGGCAAGATCCTTATCCGAACATCGAATACGCTAATGGTCTAGCCTTTAGTGTCGATCCCGGATTAACGATTCCTGCATCACTACGCAATATCTTTTTTGAACTCAACCGCTCGCATGAGATTCCCGTCTCCACCCATGGCGATCTCTCCAACTGGGCAAAACAAGGACTTCTCCTACTCAATACCGTCCTAACGCTTGATCTTTCCACAAAAAAGAATCCGAAAAACATCTCAGAAGAACTCTGGACGCGCCTGAATCAAAGCATTATTCATTATATCCTCGAGGAGAAAACCCCCGAACTCATTTTTATGCTTGCCATGGGCAAAAAGGCGCAAAAGGCGGCAAAAACCTTCTTGCTAGCCGACAACCTGCATATTATTAGTACGCCCCACCCATCGCCACTGGCAGCCATTGGGCGTAGCGCAACGCCCTTTATTGGCTGTGGTTGTTTTTGTGAGATTGACGCTTTTCTACAAAAACATCAACAAGCCAGCATTACTTGGTCTCTTGACGCACTCGACGCACAAAAGGATAACCGTCCTCACTAA